In Thermococcus thioreducens, a genomic segment contains:
- a CDS encoding uL15m family ribosomal protein: MIRRKKKVRKLRGSHTHGWGCKKKHRGGGSKGGKGMAGTGKRKNTKWTWTIKYAPDHLGKRGFHRPKAVQYTPKTINLSDIDENLQLFLDMGVAYEEEGKIVVDVTQLGVDKVLGTGKLTRPITIKAYYVTPKAEEKIKAAGGEVLLA; the protein is encoded by the coding sequence AGCTCCGCGGAAGTCACACTCACGGATGGGGCTGCAAGAAGAAGCACCGCGGCGGCGGTAGCAAGGGCGGTAAGGGAATGGCTGGAACCGGAAAGAGGAAGAACACCAAGTGGACCTGGACGATCAAGTATGCCCCTGACCATCTTGGAAAGCGTGGCTTCCACAGGCCTAAAGCCGTCCAGTACACCCCCAAGACCATAAACCTCAGCGACATCGATGAGAACCTCCAGCTCTTCCTCGACATGGGCGTCGCCTACGAGGAGGAGGGGAAGATAGTCGTTGACGTCACTCAGCTCGGTGTCGACAAGGTTCTCGGAACCGGCAAGCTCACCAGGCCAATTACCATCAAGGCCTACTACGTCACTCCGAAGGCAGAGGAGAAGATAAAGGCCGCTGGCGGCGAGGTTCTCCTCGCCTGA
- a CDS encoding 50S ribosomal protein L34e, with protein sequence MKPMYRSRSWRRKYVRTPGGRTVIHFERKKPKVAHCAMCGRPLNGVPRGRPSELRKLPKTAKRPERPYPNLCPSCMRKVIKAQVRATFV encoded by the coding sequence ATGAAGCCGATGTACAGGTCAAGGTCATGGAGGAGGAAGTACGTCAGGACTCCTGGCGGAAGGACGGTCATACACTTCGAAAGAAAGAAGCCCAAAGTCGCCCACTGCGCTATGTGCGGAAGGCCCCTTAACGGCGTTCCGCGCGGAAGGCCGAGCGAGCTCAGGAAGCTCCCGAAGACCGCAAAGAGGCCGGAGAGGCCCTACCCGAACCTCTGCCCTAGCTGCATGAGGAAGGTCATAAAGGCTCAGGTCAGGGCCACCTTTGTCTGA
- a CDS encoding DUF106 domain-containing protein: MIEGIYAFLDNLFGPLIQAHHPIVVVTVAGIILGGLFTLLNYLLVDQEKMKRLQKKSKEFQKKYKEAQAAKDEKRLKKLQQEQMELMKLQSEVMKDQMLKVTLFTLPIFWIFFGWLRRWYVEVGIVKSPFNFFIFDWFHSLYRSGLPANELGYVGWYIMTSMITGYILRKLLDMG, encoded by the coding sequence ATGATTGAGGGAATATACGCTTTCCTTGACAATCTGTTTGGGCCCCTGATACAGGCCCACCACCCGATAGTGGTGGTTACGGTCGCAGGCATAATCCTGGGTGGGCTCTTCACCCTGCTGAACTACCTCCTGGTCGACCAGGAAAAGATGAAGAGGCTCCAGAAGAAGAGCAAAGAGTTTCAGAAGAAGTACAAGGAGGCACAGGCCGCCAAGGATGAGAAGAGGCTCAAAAAGCTTCAGCAGGAGCAGATGGAGCTGATGAAGCTCCAGAGTGAAGTCATGAAGGATCAGATGCTTAAGGTTACGCTCTTTACCCTTCCCATATTCTGGATATTCTTCGGGTGGCTCAGGAGATGGTACGTTGAAGTGGGCATAGTGAAGTCCCCGTTCAACTTCTTCATATTCGACTGGTTCCACAGTCTCTACCGGTCCGGACTGCCCGCTAACGAGCTGGGTTATGTCGGCTGGTACATAATGACGTCCATGATAACTGGATACATCCTCAGGAAGCTCCTGGACATGGGTTAA
- a CDS encoding adenylate kinase, producing MPFVVMITGIPGVGKSTITRMALRKTKVKFRLVNFGDLMFEEAVKAGLVKHRDEMRRLDPNVQKDLQMKAARRIVEMAEKEPILLDTHATIRTPVGYLLGFPKEVIEVINPNFIVIIEATPSEILGRRLRDLKRDRDVETEEQIQRHQDLNRAAAVSYAMHSNALIKIIENHEDKGLEEAVHELVEVLNLAVGEYD from the coding sequence ATGCCGTTTGTGGTCATGATCACAGGGATTCCAGGGGTGGGTAAGAGTACCATAACCAGGATGGCCCTCAGAAAGACGAAGGTCAAGTTTAGACTCGTCAACTTTGGAGACCTGATGTTCGAGGAAGCCGTTAAAGCTGGGCTGGTCAAACACAGGGACGAGATGAGACGGCTCGACCCCAACGTTCAGAAGGATCTCCAAATGAAGGCTGCCAGGAGGATCGTTGAAATGGCCGAGAAAGAGCCGATACTCCTTGACACTCACGCGACCATCAGGACCCCTGTGGGATACCTTCTCGGTTTCCCCAAGGAGGTCATAGAGGTGATAAACCCCAACTTCATAGTCATAATTGAGGCCACACCTAGCGAAATACTCGGAAGGCGCCTCCGCGACCTGAAGCGCGATAGGGACGTTGAGACTGAGGAGCAGATACAGAGGCATCAGGACCTTAACCGTGCCGCTGCCGTGAGCTATGCCATGCACTCTAACGCACTCATAAAGATAATCGAGAACCATGAAGATAAAGGCCTTGAGGAGGCCGTTCATGAGCTTGTTGAAGTACTGAATCTGGCGGTGGGAGAGTATGATTGA
- a CDS encoding 50S ribosomal protein L14e, whose amino-acid sequence MPAIEVGRLAVVIAGRRAGQKVVVVDIIDRNFVLVTGAGLNKVKRRRMNVKHLEPLPERVNIERGADDEAVKAALEQAGISLE is encoded by the coding sequence ATGCCAGCTATTGAGGTCGGAAGGCTTGCTGTTGTTATTGCCGGAAGGAGGGCAGGCCAGAAGGTCGTCGTCGTTGACATAATTGACAGGAACTTCGTCCTCGTTACCGGTGCTGGCCTCAACAAGGTCAAGCGCAGGAGGATGAACGTCAAGCACCTTGAGCCCCTCCCGGAGAGGGTCAACATCGAGCGCGGCGCCGACGACGAGGCCGTCAAGGCCGCCCTTGAGCAGGCTGGAATCAGCCTTGAGTGA
- the cmk gene encoding (d)CMP kinase: MPKGCLVITVSGLAGSGTTTLCRNLARHYGFKHIYAGLIFRQMAEEMGMSLQEFQEYAELHPEIDREVDRRQVEAAKECNVVIEGRLAGWMVKDADLKIWLDAPIMERARRVARREGISVEEAFVQIAEREKGNRKRYLNLYGIDIDDKSIYDLIINTAHWDPDGVFAIVKAAIDHLYPDGDAGSGANPGNKK, translated from the coding sequence ATGCCCAAGGGCTGCCTCGTAATAACAGTCAGTGGTTTAGCGGGTTCAGGGACCACCACACTCTGCAGGAACCTCGCCAGGCACTACGGCTTCAAGCACATCTACGCCGGGCTCATCTTCCGCCAGATGGCCGAGGAGATGGGGATGAGCCTCCAGGAGTTTCAGGAGTATGCCGAGCTCCACCCTGAAATCGACCGTGAAGTCGACAGGAGGCAGGTCGAGGCAGCCAAGGAGTGCAACGTCGTTATAGAGGGCCGTCTCGCTGGATGGATGGTTAAGGACGCTGATCTGAAGATATGGCTCGACGCTCCGATAATGGAGCGCGCCAGGCGGGTTGCCCGCAGGGAGGGCATCTCCGTTGAGGAAGCCTTCGTGCAGATTGCCGAGCGCGAGAAGGGCAACAGGAAAAGGTATTTAAACCTCTATGGGATTGACATCGACGACAAGTCGATTTATGATCTAATCATAAACACTGCCCACTGGGATCCCGATGGCGTCTTCGCGATTGTGAAGGCCGCCATCGACCACCTATACCCCGACGGTGACGCGGGGTCGGGTGCAAACCCGGGCAACAAAAAATGA
- the secY gene encoding preprotein translocase subunit SecY, whose product MGFRNVVFAIERYFPEVERPKRHVPLKEKFMWTGIVLLLYFVLAEIPLYGIPAQIQDYFATLRFVLAGRSGSLLTLGIGPIVTASIIMQLLVGSEIVHLDLSNHEDRKFYQAAQKLFAVFMSFFEAAIYVFAGAFGRVDTSLGAFQTVTTPAGEAYIGLGLAILIILQLGFASVMLILLDELVSKWGIGSGISLFIAAGVSQTVITKALNPATTPDYIDPVTGGPAIVGAIPAFIQHLFYGDLTGALYRGTLPDMMDVLATIVVFLVVVYLESMRVEIPLSYGRVTVRGRYPIRFMYVSNIPIILTFALYSNIQLWARLLNNFGYTFLGTFDQNGYPLTGFVTYLYPPRDIYHVIADPGRALVYALMTIFWSILFGFLWVELTGLDAKSIARQLQSAGLQIPGFRRDPRILERVLNRYIPYVTFWGSFTLAVVAVLADFLGALGTGTGILLTVGILYRFYEEIAREQATEMFPALRRFFTK is encoded by the coding sequence ATGGGGTTCAGAAACGTAGTGTTCGCGATTGAGAGGTACTTCCCCGAGGTGGAGCGGCCCAAGAGGCATGTGCCACTCAAGGAGAAGTTCATGTGGACGGGAATCGTTCTGCTGCTGTACTTTGTCCTCGCTGAGATTCCTCTCTATGGAATCCCGGCACAGATCCAGGACTACTTTGCCACGCTCAGGTTCGTTCTTGCAGGAAGGAGTGGTTCTCTCCTGACGCTGGGTATAGGTCCAATCGTCACCGCGAGCATCATTATGCAGCTTCTCGTTGGTTCCGAGATAGTTCACCTTGATCTCTCTAATCATGAGGATAGGAAGTTTTATCAGGCCGCTCAGAAGCTGTTTGCAGTCTTCATGAGCTTCTTCGAGGCAGCCATCTACGTCTTCGCCGGTGCCTTCGGTAGGGTTGACACCAGCCTCGGCGCCTTCCAGACTGTGACTACACCCGCCGGTGAGGCGTACATTGGACTCGGCTTGGCGATACTCATAATACTCCAGCTCGGATTTGCCTCAGTCATGCTCATACTCTTGGATGAACTCGTGAGCAAGTGGGGCATTGGGAGCGGTATCAGCCTCTTCATAGCAGCGGGTGTTTCCCAGACCGTTATCACGAAGGCCCTGAACCCAGCAACGACACCTGACTACATAGACCCGGTAACAGGGGGGCCCGCTATAGTGGGTGCAATTCCTGCGTTCATACAGCATCTGTTCTACGGTGACCTCACGGGTGCGCTTTACAGGGGAACATTGCCGGATATGATGGATGTCCTCGCTACAATAGTGGTGTTCCTTGTGGTGGTTTATCTTGAGAGCATGCGCGTTGAGATACCGCTTAGCTATGGAAGAGTTACCGTTCGCGGAAGGTACCCGATAAGGTTCATGTACGTCAGCAACATTCCGATCATCCTGACCTTTGCCCTCTATTCCAACATCCAGCTCTGGGCAAGACTCCTCAACAACTTTGGCTACACTTTCCTCGGAACCTTCGATCAGAATGGTTATCCGCTGACCGGCTTCGTTACCTACCTCTATCCCCCAAGGGACATCTACCACGTCATAGCGGATCCGGGGAGGGCTTTAGTTTACGCGCTGATGACGATATTCTGGTCTATACTCTTCGGATTCCTCTGGGTCGAGCTCACAGGCCTTGACGCCAAGAGCATCGCCAGACAGCTCCAGAGCGCTGGACTGCAGATCCCGGGATTCAGGCGTGACCCGAGGATACTGGAGAGGGTGCTCAACAGGTACATACCCTACGTCACCTTCTGGGGCTCTTTCACCCTGGCAGTGGTCGCGGTGCTGGCGGACTTCCTTGGTGCACTGGGTACAGGAACGGGAATCCTCCTTACGGTGGGTATCCTCTACAGGTTCTACGAGGAAATAGCCAGAGAACAGGCCACCGAGATGTTCCCCGCCTTAAGGAGGTTCTTCACCAAGTGA